The uncultured Desulfuromonas sp. genome has a segment encoding these proteins:
- a CDS encoding PfaD family polyunsaturated fatty acid/polyketide biosynthesis protein: protein MSSENNATLRDALLNLAVPVCVTNEGVNTRGAVNFDSRSTQGVPLTGLALPLPLDRCGDLAFCAAHGVRYPMVGGSMAKGISSAAMVIELGQHGMLGFFGSAGLPLETVDAAITQLQHALPQGPFGVNLIHSPNEPDLENALVDLYLKRGVRLIEASAFLSLSPAVVRYRLDGIHRDDQGNIVTPNRIIAKVSREEVARHFLSPPPQKLLDELVVQGVITSEQAELARRIPMAEDVTAEADSGGHTDNRPALSLFPTICALRDALHQEFGYAVKPRIGLGGGIATPTSAAAAIAMGAAYLVTGTVNQACCESGTSDLVRQMLAEARQADIAMAPAADMFEMGVDVQVLKRGTMFSMRAAKLYELYKRYAGLNQLPADERDKLEKTFFRASLDEVWNSTREFFLKRDPRQVQRAEQDPKHLMALVFRSYLGQATHWANDGDESRRMDFQIWCGPSMGAFNEWVRGSFLEQPHQRRVVCVNLNILFGAAVLIRANTLRRQGVVISDPDLPTTPLTTEQIKEYLGD, encoded by the coding sequence GTGTCGTCAGAAAACAACGCGACCTTGCGTGATGCACTGCTGAACCTTGCCGTGCCTGTCTGCGTGACGAATGAAGGGGTGAACACCCGAGGGGCAGTAAACTTCGACTCTCGATCAACACAGGGCGTTCCTCTTACCGGGCTGGCCCTGCCCCTGCCCCTCGATCGTTGTGGAGATCTCGCTTTTTGTGCCGCGCACGGCGTCCGTTACCCCATGGTAGGCGGTTCCATGGCCAAAGGGATCAGTTCAGCCGCCATGGTGATTGAACTCGGTCAGCATGGCATGTTGGGATTCTTTGGTTCGGCGGGGCTTCCGCTTGAAACCGTGGATGCCGCGATAACCCAATTGCAACACGCCCTTCCTCAAGGCCCCTTTGGTGTCAACCTGATCCACAGCCCCAATGAACCCGACCTGGAAAACGCTCTGGTTGATCTCTACCTGAAACGCGGCGTACGCCTCATTGAAGCTTCGGCGTTTTTATCCTTAAGTCCGGCTGTCGTGCGTTATCGCCTTGATGGTATTCATCGTGATGATCAAGGTAATATTGTCACTCCGAACCGGATTATCGCCAAGGTCTCGCGCGAAGAAGTCGCGCGGCACTTCCTGTCCCCACCTCCGCAGAAGTTGCTCGATGAACTCGTTGTTCAGGGTGTCATCACCTCTGAGCAGGCGGAGCTGGCGCGCCGGATTCCCATGGCCGAAGACGTCACTGCCGAAGCGGACTCCGGCGGACATACGGACAACCGTCCGGCGCTGTCGCTTTTCCCGACCATCTGCGCGTTACGCGATGCACTTCATCAGGAATTCGGTTATGCCGTTAAGCCGCGCATCGGTTTGGGCGGCGGCATTGCAACTCCGACTTCCGCGGCAGCGGCAATTGCCATGGGCGCGGCCTATCTGGTGACGGGAACCGTCAATCAGGCCTGTTGCGAATCCGGCACCTCGGACCTGGTCCGGCAGATGCTCGCTGAGGCTCGCCAGGCCGACATTGCCATGGCTCCGGCGGCCGACATGTTTGAAATGGGCGTTGACGTACAGGTCTTAAAGCGTGGCACCATGTTTTCCATGCGTGCCGCTAAATTGTATGAGCTGTATAAACGCTATGCCGGCCTCAACCAACTTCCGGCTGACGAGCGTGACAAACTGGAGAAGACGTTTTTCCGTGCTTCGCTTGATGAAGTCTGGAACAGTACCCGGGAATTTTTTCTCAAACGCGACCCACGTCAAGTGCAACGGGCCGAACAGGATCCCAAACATCTGATGGCCCTGGTATTTCGTTCTTATCTGGGCCAGGCGACCCATTGGGCCAACGACGGCGATGAAAGCCGCCGCATGGATTTTCAAATCTGGTGCGGCCCCTCCATGGGAGCCTTCAATGAATGGGTTCGCGGTAGTTTTCTCGAGCAACCACACCAACGGCGGGTGGTTTGCGTCAATCTCAACATTCTTTTCGGGGCGGCTGTCCTGATACGGGCCAACACCCTGCGTCGTCAGGGCGTTGTCATCAGCGACCCCGACCTGCCAACCACACCATTAACCACTGAACAGATCAAGGAGTACCTAGGTGACTGA
- a CDS encoding SDR family NAD(P)-dependent oxidoreductase → MTDSGAHTQTTDMNGAAKPLAIIGIGCLFPQANGKDAYWANIKGAVDSITDVPETHWRIADLYDPDPKTPDHTYGKRGGFLDPIEFNPMEFSIQPNILEAIDTSQLLGLIAAREALRDAGYDPQSDFARDRVSVLLGVTGALEMVIPLGARLGHPQWRKALKDAGVPDDVAQDVVERIADSYVPWQENSFPGLLGNVVAGRISKQFDLGGTNSVVDAACGSSLSAVHMAAMELACGRSDMVITGGIDTFNDIFMYTCFSKTPALSPSNIVRPFDQQSDGTLIGEGLGLIALKRLEDAERDNDHIYAVIRGMGAASDGKGGAIYEPSATGQKRTLIDAYRQSQIDPRTISLLEAHGTGTKVGDATEIKALREVYGESEGTPWCALGSVKSQIGHTKAAAGSAGLIKAALALYHKILPPTINVEKPQEVITEGNSPFYVNTTTRPWLANPDHPRRAAVSAFGFGGSNFHCVLEEYVSEPTCCDFSDAPLLFALSGQDRATLTTALDQLASAPQESVRRRAAQSRQAFKSDDPHRLLFVADKPADMPAVIDKAKKVVATQATVNGTPQGIWYGQGPAQGKLAVLFPGQGAQYPQMLADLSCHAPQLLAQLQDADEVLQLDGGTSLSSLIYPHSLFSTEQRQQAEQRLQATQHAQPAIGTVSLGAWNYLRSHYGLKAEAFAGHSYGELTALCAAGCYGSDDLLRLSHLRGTLMAGDGSDKGTMLAVSAPLNEIEQMIREEDLCLVLANYNTPNQGVLSGKREEISRAEQLCQQRKMRCTPLDVAAAFHSPLVAAAAKPFHNALQKIDVQAPQCAVYANKTALAYPHEPGQITTLLAEQIANPVKFVRQIEQMYADGFTTFFEVGPGARLTGMVKKILADKEIQTIALDASNGKRSGLGDLGKALVQLAALGCPIDLSRWDDQFVSRMDQMPEPKPAKMTVTLTGANYVKEKPARPASKRHLVDADQIPAPTSAPVTAPQPAVAHATSNDVAALKSLQDNMAVLQQMQEDTARLHQKFLEGQAAAVDAMRVLMDHQQPTIAGGHPAPITRPTAVAPQAATLAPAQPAILQPMPQPASQPSAETCATVQAALLDVVAEKTGYPQEMLELDMSLDADLGIDSIKRVEILSAMQEAVPGLPAVQPEQLGTLETLRQIVDALGTVEPSAQPVVAAAASMPQAGTNVQAALLDVVAEKTGYPQEMLELDMSLDADLGIDSIKRVEILSALQEAVPGLPAVQPEQLGTLETLRQIVEAVGTVELSAQPVAAASPTVSGPTTNVQAALLDVVAEKTGYPQDMLELDMSLDADLGIDSIKRVEILSALQEAVPGLPAVQPEQLGTLETLRQIVEALGTVEAAAQAGVAAALAVSHAGINVQTALLDVVAEKTGYPQDMLELDMSLDADLGIDSIKRVEILSALQEAVPGLPAVQPEQLGTLETLRQIVEALGATDATQSSDVAAESTPAAAATPAANTVQEALVAVVADKTGYPQDMLELDMSLDADLGIDSIKRVEILSALQEAMPGLPAVQPEQLGTLETLRQIVEALTQQAPVAEAQVVAPEAPQPSPQPAPEQTAAVKEPNPDATVRREVIQLDMVGQQRQPYALASDAPLWLVDDCSSLVPALASTLKGEGYPVKIVSPTQTEVPEKLAGLVIIAPEIGTDSHFLRDAFALVQRCAPALKKQSQQQSACLITVSRLDGQCGFGSQRLLRDPLSGALAGLCKTARLEWPELTCKAIDISDDMTEKELSTALIDELLHTGPVEIGISSQGLLTPVLVNTPLPEDSTSIQLTAEDIVVISGGARGVTAEVATHLSQSGQPTLLLLGRSELPDAEPDWLAAARSDAEIKRTLMEHAETPLKPRQLNDQCTRIVQQRELTANLARLRQAGSTVIYKALDIRDEKAVANALAEARQQGTIRGIIHGAGVLADRKIEDKTLEQFDQVYSTKVAGLQALLHASANDPLRFIVLFSSSTGRFGRVGQVDYAMANEVLNKTAQALSRQKPDCRVLSINWGPWDGGMVTPALKKLFAEEGIEVIDLAAGSRYLLQELTQQDGQVEIVILGDHQAPRDDKSSDSSVALGTSPITECYPELALTLEVNPQSMAVLKDHVIDGMAVVPAALIIEWMAHGAMHNYPGMQFIGFDNLRIFKGIRLTADEEYAVELRNQQGRFEEDLMRVPMQIVAANSKRIHASGEILLSSFRELTPPTIVPLSVNTDQAQSHEQIYASGHLFHGALLQGIQQVDGEGPEGIVGVAGLAPSPQQWMASPLRYDWLTDPMVLDSSFQMMILWSFAEKDQGSLPMYAGHYRQYRESFGTTPINIQCRVIKQSGQVIEADIDFIDADSQELIARLEGYQCTMTPTLEHSFANNTL, encoded by the coding sequence GTGACTGATTCGGGTGCACATACACAGACAACGGACATGAACGGCGCAGCCAAACCTTTAGCGATTATCGGCATCGGCTGCCTGTTTCCTCAGGCCAACGGCAAAGACGCCTATTGGGCCAATATCAAAGGCGCGGTGGACAGTATTACCGATGTTCCGGAAACCCATTGGCGCATTGCGGATCTCTACGATCCCGACCCGAAAACACCGGATCATACCTACGGCAAACGGGGTGGTTTCCTCGACCCCATCGAATTCAATCCGATGGAGTTCAGCATTCAGCCGAATATTCTTGAGGCCATCGACACCTCCCAGCTCCTCGGCCTGATTGCCGCCCGTGAAGCGCTGCGCGATGCCGGGTACGATCCCCAGAGCGACTTTGCCCGTGACCGCGTCAGCGTGCTGCTCGGTGTTACCGGTGCCCTGGAAATGGTCATTCCCCTCGGCGCGCGTCTCGGTCATCCCCAATGGCGCAAAGCGCTCAAAGATGCCGGCGTTCCTGATGACGTGGCTCAGGATGTTGTAGAACGAATTGCCGACTCCTACGTTCCCTGGCAGGAAAACTCCTTTCCCGGTTTGCTCGGCAATGTCGTCGCCGGACGGATCAGCAAGCAGTTTGACCTTGGCGGCACCAACAGTGTCGTCGATGCGGCGTGCGGCAGTTCGTTGAGTGCCGTGCACATGGCAGCCATGGAGCTGGCCTGTGGTCGGAGCGACATGGTCATTACCGGTGGCATCGACACCTTTAATGACATCTTCATGTACACCTGTTTCAGTAAAACACCGGCGCTGTCGCCGTCCAATATCGTACGACCGTTTGATCAGCAGTCTGACGGCACCCTGATCGGTGAGGGGCTCGGGCTGATCGCCCTCAAACGCCTTGAGGATGCCGAACGCGACAACGACCATATTTATGCCGTCATTCGCGGCATGGGTGCGGCCAGTGACGGCAAGGGCGGCGCCATTTACGAGCCCAGCGCCACGGGGCAGAAACGTACTTTGATTGATGCCTATCGGCAGTCACAGATCGATCCCCGCACCATCAGCCTGCTTGAAGCCCACGGCACCGGCACCAAAGTCGGTGATGCCACGGAAATCAAAGCTCTGCGCGAAGTCTACGGAGAAAGTGAGGGTACGCCATGGTGTGCTCTCGGATCAGTCAAGTCGCAGATCGGTCACACCAAGGCGGCCGCCGGTTCCGCGGGCCTGATTAAAGCGGCCCTGGCTCTGTACCATAAGATCCTACCGCCGACCATTAATGTTGAAAAACCGCAAGAGGTGATCACCGAAGGCAACAGTCCGTTTTATGTCAATACAACCACCCGCCCCTGGCTGGCCAACCCGGACCATCCGCGGCGCGCGGCTGTCAGTGCCTTCGGCTTCGGCGGCAGTAATTTTCACTGCGTGCTGGAGGAATACGTCAGCGAGCCGACCTGTTGCGATTTCAGTGACGCTCCGCTGCTGTTTGCCCTGTCAGGACAGGATCGCGCAACACTGACAACGGCTCTGGATCAGCTGGCTTCAGCGCCTCAAGAAAGTGTCCGTCGCCGGGCCGCACAAAGCCGTCAGGCGTTTAAATCAGACGATCCGCACCGTCTGCTGTTTGTTGCTGACAAGCCCGCGGATATGCCTGCCGTCATCGATAAAGCAAAAAAAGTGGTGGCCACACAAGCCACGGTCAATGGCACCCCTCAAGGGATCTGGTACGGCCAAGGTCCGGCTCAAGGGAAGCTCGCGGTGCTGTTCCCCGGTCAAGGCGCCCAGTACCCGCAAATGCTGGCGGACCTGTCCTGCCATGCACCGCAACTTCTCGCTCAATTGCAGGATGCCGATGAAGTCCTGCAGCTTGACGGTGGCACATCCTTGAGCAGCCTGATCTATCCGCACTCGCTGTTCAGCACCGAACAACGCCAACAGGCCGAGCAACGGTTGCAGGCGACTCAACATGCCCAGCCCGCCATCGGCACGGTCAGCCTCGGTGCCTGGAATTATCTGCGCAGCCATTACGGCCTTAAAGCCGAGGCGTTTGCCGGTCACAGCTATGGTGAATTAACCGCTCTGTGTGCCGCCGGTTGCTATGGCAGCGATGATTTACTGAGGTTGTCTCATCTTCGCGGCACCCTGATGGCCGGTGACGGCAGTGACAAAGGGACCATGCTGGCGGTTTCCGCACCATTGAATGAGATCGAACAGATGATTCGCGAAGAAGATCTGTGCCTGGTGCTGGCCAATTACAACACGCCGAATCAAGGGGTTCTTTCCGGTAAGCGCGAAGAGATCTCCCGAGCTGAACAGCTGTGTCAACAACGCAAGATGCGTTGTACGCCCCTGGATGTGGCAGCGGCATTTCACAGCCCATTGGTGGCGGCGGCAGCCAAACCGTTCCACAATGCCTTGCAGAAGATTGACGTTCAGGCACCACAGTGCGCCGTTTATGCCAATAAAACAGCCTTGGCCTACCCCCACGAACCCGGTCAGATTACGACACTACTCGCCGAACAGATCGCCAACCCGGTCAAATTCGTTCGCCAGATCGAGCAGATGTACGCTGATGGCTTCACCACCTTTTTCGAGGTCGGCCCCGGTGCCCGCCTGACCGGTATGGTGAAAAAAATTCTCGCCGATAAAGAGATCCAGACCATTGCCCTGGATGCCTCCAACGGCAAACGCTCCGGTCTTGGCGATTTGGGCAAAGCGCTGGTACAACTGGCGGCCCTGGGGTGTCCAATTGATCTGAGTCGCTGGGATGACCAGTTTGTCAGCCGCATGGATCAAATGCCGGAGCCGAAACCGGCCAAAATGACCGTCACTTTGACCGGTGCCAACTACGTTAAGGAAAAACCGGCACGTCCGGCCAGCAAACGCCATCTCGTTGATGCCGACCAGATTCCGGCACCGACGTCGGCACCGGTAACGGCCCCACAACCGGCCGTAGCCCATGCCACCAGCAACGATGTTGCGGCGCTGAAATCCTTGCAGGACAACATGGCGGTCCTGCAGCAGATGCAGGAAGATACAGCGCGTCTCCATCAGAAGTTCCTTGAAGGCCAGGCTGCTGCCGTCGATGCCATGCGCGTCCTCATGGATCACCAACAGCCGACAATAGCCGGTGGCCACCCGGCTCCGATCACGCGACCAACGGCTGTGGCCCCTCAAGCGGCGACTCTTGCCCCAGCTCAACCTGCCATTCTCCAGCCTATGCCCCAGCCCGCATCTCAGCCAAGCGCCGAAACCTGTGCTACGGTCCAAGCCGCTCTGCTCGATGTGGTGGCGGAAAAAACCGGCTATCCGCAGGAAATGCTCGAATTGGACATGAGCCTTGATGCCGACCTCGGCATCGACTCTATTAAACGCGTTGAAATTCTTTCCGCAATGCAGGAGGCGGTTCCCGGTTTGCCCGCTGTGCAGCCAGAGCAACTCGGCACCCTGGAAACCTTACGCCAGATCGTTGACGCCTTGGGCACGGTTGAACCATCTGCGCAACCCGTGGTTGCCGCCGCAGCTTCAATGCCACAAGCCGGTACCAACGTTCAGGCGGCCCTGTTGGACGTCGTGGCAGAAAAGACCGGTTACCCGCAGGAGATGTTGGAACTCGATATGAGCCTCGATGCCGACCTTGGCATTGACTCCATTAAACGCGTTGAAATTCTTTCCGCGCTGCAAGAGGCGGTTCCCGGCTTGCCTGCGGTCCAGCCGGAGCAACTCGGCACCCTGGAAACCTTGCGCCAAATCGTTGAGGCTGTCGGAACCGTCGAATTGTCCGCACAACCTGTAGCGGCGGCATCACCAACCGTTTCAGGGCCAACCACCAACGTTCAGGCGGCCCTGCTTGATGTTGTCGCAGAAAAAACCGGTTACCCGCAGGACATGTTGGAACTGGATATGAGTCTCGACGCCGACCTCGGCATTGACTCCATCAAACGGGTTGAAATTCTTTCCGCACTGCAGGAGGCGGTTCCCGGCTTGCCTGCGGTCCAGCCGGAACAACTCGGCACCCTGGAAACCTTACGCCAAATCGTTGAGGCTTTGGGCACGGTCGAAGCCGCTGCCCAAGCCGGAGTTGCCGCAGCATTGGCAGTTTCCCACGCCGGCATCAACGTTCAAACCGCCCTGTTAGACGTCGTGGCGGAAAAAACCGGTTACCCGCAGGACATGTTGGAACTGGATATGAGTCTTGACGCCGACCTCGGCATTGACTCCATCAAACGGGTTGAGATCCTCTCTGCACTGCAGGAGGCGGTTCCCGGCCTGCCCGCCGTACAACCGGAACAACTCGGCACCCTGGAAACCCTGCGCCAGATTGTAGAGGCATTAGGAGCGACGGATGCCACACAATCATCCGATGTTGCAGCGGAATCGACACCGGCTGCAGCGGCCACTCCTGCCGCCAATACTGTTCAGGAGGCTCTGGTTGCTGTTGTTGCCGATAAGACCGGTTACCCGCAGGACATGCTTGAATTGGATATGAGCCTCGATGCCGACCTCGGCATTGACTCCATTAAACGGGTCGAGATCCTGTCCGCATTGCAGGAAGCCATGCCCGGACTTCCCGCTGTTCAGCCGGAACAGCTCGGCACGCTGGAAACCTTGCGCCAGATCGTTGAGGCACTGACCCAGCAGGCGCCAGTCGCAGAAGCTCAAGTCGTCGCACCTGAGGCGCCTCAGCCCAGTCCACAACCGGCACCTGAGCAAACCGCGGCCGTTAAAGAGCCCAATCCGGATGCAACGGTCCGCCGTGAGGTCATTCAACTCGATATGGTTGGCCAACAGCGGCAACCTTATGCTCTGGCCTCCGACGCCCCGCTGTGGCTGGTCGATGACTGCTCGTCACTGGTCCCGGCTCTGGCCAGCACCTTGAAGGGCGAAGGCTATCCGGTCAAAATTGTCAGTCCGACACAGACGGAAGTCCCGGAGAAACTCGCCGGTCTGGTCATCATTGCTCCGGAAATCGGCACCGACAGTCATTTCTTGCGTGACGCCTTTGCCTTGGTGCAACGTTGTGCACCGGCGCTGAAGAAACAATCGCAACAACAAAGTGCCTGCCTGATTACCGTATCACGCCTCGACGGCCAATGCGGCTTCGGCAGCCAGAGGCTGTTGCGTGATCCGTTGTCCGGAGCCCTGGCCGGACTGTGCAAAACAGCCCGGCTCGAATGGCCGGAGCTCACCTGTAAAGCGATTGACATCAGTGACGACATGACGGAGAAAGAGTTATCTACGGCACTGATTGATGAACTGCTTCACACCGGTCCGGTTGAAATCGGTATCAGCAGTCAGGGTCTGCTCACACCAGTGCTGGTGAACACTCCTCTGCCTGAAGACAGCACGTCCATTCAACTGACTGCGGAAGATATCGTTGTGATCAGCGGTGGTGCCCGCGGTGTCACCGCTGAGGTGGCAACTCACCTGTCCCAGAGTGGCCAGCCGACCCTGTTGCTGCTTGGTCGCAGTGAACTGCCGGACGCCGAACCCGACTGGCTGGCTGCTGCCCGGAGCGACGCTGAAATTAAACGCACCTTGATGGAGCATGCCGAGACACCGCTGAAACCTCGGCAACTTAATGATCAATGCACCCGCATCGTTCAGCAGCGTGAACTCACCGCCAACCTCGCCCGCCTGCGTCAGGCCGGGTCCACAGTGATCTACAAAGCATTGGACATCCGCGATGAAAAGGCGGTGGCCAATGCCCTTGCCGAAGCGCGTCAACAGGGCACGATTCGCGGCATCATTCACGGCGCCGGCGTGTTGGCGGATCGCAAGATCGAAGATAAAACCCTGGAGCAATTTGACCAGGTTTACTCAACGAAAGTCGCTGGATTACAGGCTCTGTTACACGCCAGCGCCAATGATCCACTGCGTTTTATTGTGTTGTTCTCCTCATCAACCGGACGTTTCGGCCGGGTTGGCCAGGTCGATTACGCCATGGCCAATGAGGTGCTGAATAAAACCGCCCAGGCGTTATCGCGCCAGAAACCGGACTGCCGCGTGCTGTCAATCAACTGGGGCCCCTGGGACGGTGGCATGGTTACGCCGGCCCTGAAGAAGCTGTTTGCCGAGGAAGGCATTGAAGTGATCGACCTGGCCGCTGGTTCCCGTTATCTGTTACAGGAACTGACCCAACAGGACGGCCAGGTTGAAATTGTCATTCTCGGCGATCACCAGGCTCCCAGAGACGATAAAAGCTCGGACTCCTCGGTTGCCCTGGGTACCAGCCCGATTACCGAATGCTATCCGGAATTGGCGTTAACCCTTGAGGTTAATCCCCAATCCATGGCGGTGCTAAAAGACCATGTCATCGATGGGATGGCGGTTGTCCCTGCGGCATTAATCATCGAGTGGATGGCCCACGGTGCCATGCACAATTACCCCGGAATGCAGTTTATCGGCTTTGATAACCTGCGCATTTTCAAAGGGATTCGTCTGACAGCCGACGAAGAGTACGCCGTGGAACTGCGCAACCAGCAGGGGCGCTTCGAAGAGGACCTGATGCGTGTGCCCATGCAAATTGTTGCGGCAAACTCGAAGCGAATTCATGCCAGTGGCGAGATTTTACTGTCGTCGTTTCGAGAATTGACTCCGCCGACCATCGTGCCACTCTCCGTCAATACGGATCAGGCGCAATCTCACGAGCAGATTTATGCCTCAGGCCACCTGTTTCATGGGGCACTGCTCCAAGGCATCCAACAGGTGGATGGCGAAGGCCCGGAAGGGATCGTCGGTGTTGCCGGGTTAGCCCCGTCACCACAACAATGGATGGCATCGCCGCTGCGTTATGACTGGCTGACCGATCCGATGGTTCTCGACAGCAGTTTCCAGATGATGATTTTGTGGAGTTTTGCCGAAAAAGACCAGGGGTCACTGCCCATGTATGCCGGGCACTACCGCCAATACCGAGAATCGTTCGGTACGACTCCGATCAACATTCAGTGCCGGGTGATCAAACAAAGTGGTCAGGTTATCGAAGCGGATATCGACTTTATTGATGCCGACAGTCAGGAACTCATCGCACGCCTTGAAGGCTATCAGTGCACCATGACACCGACGTTGGAACACTCATTTGCCAACAACACCTTATAA
- a CDS encoding ARMT1-like domain-containing protein: MKTSHRCLPCFIEQTLSVLRMTDASPQQTETTLRQALSLLSQIDFDATPPQTARLLHALIREELDHPDPYDDEKRRYQTLALQLYPQLEEQVKNSEDPLKTALKLAIAGNSIDHGVYHAMDEARALQAIDSALHLPLVGDVERLRSEVASAESILFLADNAGEIVLDRLLIEQLPLNKTTVVVRGKPIINDALYAEARQAGLTDIVQVLENGDNTPGTDLSHCTPDTRNAFHSADLILAKGQGNYETLSDIDANIVFLLKAKCPVVAEHIGCRLNDALVLFPEENQ, from the coding sequence ATGAAAACTTCTCATCGCTGCTTGCCGTGTTTTATCGAACAGACCCTGAGTGTTTTGCGCATGACCGATGCCTCACCGCAACAAACCGAAACCACTCTGCGTCAGGCATTGTCCCTGCTCAGTCAAATCGACTTCGATGCGACGCCGCCTCAAACCGCCCGGCTGCTGCACGCTTTAATCCGTGAGGAATTAGACCATCCAGACCCCTATGACGATGAGAAACGGCGCTACCAGACCCTCGCCTTACAACTCTACCCCCAACTCGAAGAACAGGTGAAAAACAGCGAAGATCCGTTGAAGACGGCCTTAAAGCTGGCCATTGCCGGAAACAGTATTGATCATGGCGTCTATCATGCCATGGATGAAGCACGCGCGCTGCAGGCCATCGACAGCGCCTTACATCTGCCTCTGGTCGGTGACGTCGAACGCCTGCGCAGCGAGGTCGCCAGCGCTGAATCGATCCTGTTTCTGGCCGATAATGCCGGTGAGATCGTTCTTGATCGCTTGTTGATCGAACAGTTGCCGTTGAATAAAACAACTGTTGTGGTTCGCGGCAAGCCGATTATCAACGATGCACTGTATGCCGAAGCCCGTCAAGCCGGGTTAACCGACATTGTTCAAGTGCTGGAGAATGGTGACAACACCCCCGGTACCGACCTGTCCCACTGCACGCCGGACACTCGCAACGCCTTTCACTCTGCCGACCTGATTCTCGCCAAAGGACAGGGAAACTATGAAACACTCAGCGACATTGACGCCAATATCGTCTTTCTCCTTAAAGCCAAGTGCCCGGTTGTCGCTGAACATATCGGTTGCCGACTTAATGACGCACTGGTGTTATTTCCTGAAGAAAACCAATAG
- a CDS encoding arylesterase — protein MTRNTVTWLMGLVVILGLLAGCQRSHLSKVSQEGVILAFGDSLTVGVGANRSDSYPSVLQQLTGRQVVNAGISGETTAEGAKRLPKVLADTEPELLILLEGGNDILRNHNQMQTKKHLATMIEYAQNQGVQVVLIAVPEKNLFSEQAPLYRELADEYQVVLIDDMISDLLRTPSYKSDSIHLNARGYRVMAEEIYSVLEGEGAF, from the coding sequence GTGACGCGAAACACTGTGACATGGTTGATGGGGCTGGTCGTGATTTTGGGCCTGCTGGCGGGCTGTCAACGCTCGCATCTTTCTAAAGTTTCTCAAGAGGGTGTCATTCTCGCCTTTGGAGACAGTCTCACCGTCGGGGTTGGCGCCAACCGTTCCGACAGTTATCCCAGCGTGCTGCAACAGCTTACCGGGCGTCAGGTGGTTAATGCCGGAATCTCGGGGGAAACGACGGCTGAGGGTGCCAAGCGGCTGCCGAAGGTTCTGGCCGATACGGAGCCGGAGTTGCTGATTCTGCTGGAAGGCGGCAATGATATTCTACGCAACCACAACCAGATGCAGACCAAAAAACATCTGGCCACCATGATCGAATATGCCCAGAATCAGGGCGTGCAGGTGGTGCTGATTGCGGTTCCCGAAAAGAATCTGTTTTCTGAACAGGCTCCTCTGTACCGGGAACTGGCTGATGAGTATCAGGTGGTGTTGATTGATGACATGATCTCCGATCTGTTGCGTACGCCGTCCTACAAGTCTGACTCCATCCATCTCAATGCCCGTGGTTATCGGGTGATGGCGGAAGAGATCTATTCTGTATTGGAGGGAGAAGGGGCGTTTTAA